Proteins encoded by one window of Arabidopsis thaliana chromosome 2, partial sequence:
- the CYP98A3 gene encoding cytochrome P450, family 98, subfamily A, polypeptide 3 (cytochrome P450, family 98, subfamily A, polypeptide 3 (CYP98A3); FUNCTIONS IN: monooxygenase activity, p-coumarate 3-hydroxylase activity; INVOLVED IN: coumarin biosynthetic process, lignin biosynthetic process, phenylpropanoid biosynthetic process, flavonoid biosynthetic process; LOCATED IN: mitochondrion, endoplasmic reticulum, plasma membrane, microsome; EXPRESSED IN: 25 plant structures; EXPRESSED DURING: 13 growth stages; CONTAINS InterPro DOMAIN/s: Cytochrome P450 (InterPro:IPR001128), Cytochrome P450, E-class, group I (InterPro:IPR002401), Cytochrome P450, conserved site (InterPro:IPR017972); BEST Arabidopsis thaliana protein match is: cytochrome P450, family 98, subfamily A, polypeptide 9 (TAIR:AT1G74550.1); Has 33899 Blast hits to 33682 proteins in 1752 species: Archae - 48; Bacteria - 3997; Metazoa - 11870; Fungi - 7164; Plants - 9566; Viruses - 3; Other Eukaryotes - 1251 (source: NCBI BLink).) codes for MSWFLIAVATIAAVVSYKLIQRLRYKFPPGPSPKPIVGNLYDIKPVRFRCYYEWAQSYGPIISVWIGSILNVVVSSAELAKEVLKEHDQKLADRHRNRSTEAFSRNGQDLIWADYGPHYVKVRKVCTLELFTPKRLESLRPIREDEVTAMVESVFRDCNLPENRAKGLQLRKYLGAVAFNNITRLAFGKRFMNAEGVVDEQGLEFKAIVSNGLKLGASLSIAEHIPWLRWMFPADEKAFAEHGARRDRLTRAIMEEHTLARQKSSGAKQHFVDALLTLKDQYDLSEDTIIGLLWDMITAGMDTTAITAEWAMAEMIKNPRVQQKVQEEFDRVVGLDRILTEADFSRLPYLQCVVKESFRLHPPTPLMLPHRSNADVKIGGYDIPKGSNVHVNVWAVARDPAVWKNPFEFRPERFLEEDVDMKGHDFRLLPFGAGRRVCPGAQLGINLVTSMMSHLLHHFVWTPPQGTKPEEIDMSENPGLVTYMRTPVQAVATPRLPSDLYKRVPYDM; via the exons ATGTCGTGGTTTCTAATAGCGGTGGCGACAATCGCCGCCGTCGTATCCTACAAGCTAATCCAACGGCTAAGATACAAGTTCCCACCAGGCCCAAGCCCCAAGCCGATCGTCGGTAACCTCTACGACATAAAACCGGTCCGGTTCAGATGTTACTACGAGTGGGCTCAATCTTATGGACCAATCATATCGGTCTGGATCGGTTCAATTCTAAACGTGGTCGTATCTAGCGCCGAGCTAGCAAAAGAAGTTCTGAAAGAACACGACCAGAAACTCGCCGACCGGCACCGGAACAGATCGACGGAAGCATTTAGCCGCAACGGTCAGGATCTTATATGGGCCGATTATGGGCCTCATTACGTGAAGGTGAGAAAAGTTTGCACGCTTGAGCTCTTCACACCGAAACGACTCGAGTCTCTCAGACCTATCCGTGAAGATGAAGTCACCGCCATGGTTGAATCCGTCTTCAGAGACTGTAACCTTCCTG aaaacagagcaaaaggTTTACAACTGAGGAAGTACTTAGGAGCGGTTGCGTTCAACAACATAACGCGGCTAGCCTTTGGGAAGCGTTTTATGAACGCTGAAGGTGTTGTGGACGAGCAAGGGCTTGAGTTCAAGGCCATAGTATCCAACGGTCTGAAGCTAGGTGCTTCACTGTCAATAGCTGAACACATCCCGTGGCTCAGGTGGATGTTTCCGGCTGATGAGAAGGCGTTTGCTGAGCACGGGGCTCGTCGTGACCGCCTCACTCGAGCTATCATGGAGGAGCATACTTTGGCCCGTCAAAAGTCTAGTGGAGCGAAACAGCATTTCGTTGATGCGTTGCTAACGTTGAAGGATCAGTATGATCTTAGTGAGGATACTATCATTGGTCTTCTATGG GATATGATCACGGCAGGGATGGACACGACAGCGATAACAGCGGAATGGGCGATGGCGGAAATGATCAAGAATCCAAGAGTGCAACAAAAAGTGCAAGAAGAGTTCGACAGAGTGGTTGGACTTGACCGGATCTTAACCGAGGCAGATTTCTCCCGCTTACCTTACTTGCAATGCGTGGTGAAAGAGTCATTCAGGCTGCATCCTCCAACGCCTCTAATGCTACCTCACCGAAGCAACGCAGATGTCAAGATCGGAGGCTATGATATTCCCAAAGGATCAAACGTTCATGTGAATGTGTGGGCTGTGGCTAGAGACCCGGCTGTATGGAAAAATCCATTTGAGTTTAGACCAGAGAGATTCTTGGAAGAAGATGTTGACATGAAGGGTCATGATTTTAGGCTGCTTCCGTTTGGAGCTGGAAGACGGGTTTGTCCCGGTGCACAACTTGGTATCAATTTGGTAACTTCGATGATGAGTCATTTGCTTCACCATTTTGTTTGGACACCTCCTCAAGGGACTAAACCGGAGGAGATTGACATGTCTGAAAACCCTGGACTCGTTACTTACATGCGTACCCCTGTGCAAGCGGTTGCAACGCCTCGGTTGCCTTCGG